The Streptomyces luteogriseus genome includes a window with the following:
- a CDS encoding NUDIX domain-containing protein → MTIKDTPEAWEIRATQTPFVGNKTSVRTDDVVMPDGTVVGRDYQVHPGSVAVLALDEADRVLVLRQYRHPVRHKLWEIPAGLLDVPGENPLHAAQRELYEEAHVKAEDWRVLTDVYTTPGGCDEAVRIFLARDLSEAEGERFAVEEEEADMELDRVPVADLVRGVLAGELHNNCLVVGVLSLVAARGGDGLDALRPAQAPWPARPFEA, encoded by the coding sequence ATGACGATCAAGGACACCCCGGAGGCGTGGGAGATCCGGGCGACCCAGACCCCGTTCGTGGGCAACAAGACCTCCGTCCGCACCGACGACGTGGTCATGCCCGACGGCACCGTGGTCGGCCGTGACTACCAGGTCCACCCCGGCTCCGTGGCCGTCCTGGCCCTCGACGAGGCCGACCGTGTGCTCGTCCTGCGCCAGTACCGCCACCCGGTCCGCCACAAGCTGTGGGAGATCCCGGCCGGACTGCTCGACGTCCCCGGCGAGAACCCGCTGCACGCCGCGCAGCGCGAGCTGTACGAAGAAGCGCACGTCAAGGCCGAGGACTGGCGGGTGCTGACCGACGTCTACACCACGCCCGGCGGCTGCGACGAAGCCGTCCGGATCTTCCTCGCGCGCGACCTGTCCGAGGCCGAGGGCGAACGCTTCGCGGTCGAGGAGGAAGAGGCGGACATGGAACTCGACCGGGTGCCGGTGGCGGACCTCGTCCGGGGTGTCCTGGCCGGCGAGCTCCACAACAACTGCCTCGTCGTGGGCGTGCTGTCCCTGGTCGCCGCGCGCGGTGGCGACGGCCTGGACGCCCTGCGCCCGGCACAGGCGCCCTGGCCGGCGCGTCCGTTCGAGGCGTAG
- a CDS encoding tetratricopeptide repeat protein has protein sequence MTDQVVETGDVRPAGRASGADEFLGRTRELKELRADIERAGLDTLAGRKAPRARVLLIAGRPGSGRTTLAGELVRQVADRYPDGVLRASLAEPDGTPVSVARAARDLLTALGEQAPAGASEDDLTDTLRTALADRRVLLLLDDAADAEQVDALLPDTPECLVVAVSQGPLTGISDVRPCTLGGLDAKSGVELLTRHTGSVRITVDPRAAEGLAEECQGQPAALMLAGGWLAARPKAAVSDLAKQLRAEDTEGTALTRVFRLAYAALPPTAARMLRLLALAPTGLVDPQTASALVGSSVGSARTLLDDFVALGFLHALDSPLPQYEVPGCLHPQLRILAEHHERPAELQLARARMLERTVRLLQACRAITETDSPQARQKLLDMPRALRFPTPRAAADWLRLTRPALLASARLAIADGELDTLARRLMSQLVRAMAAHIGTKAAAPDLYDIHRMVLDVAERRKLPRERAAALLNLGDLDARTGRTADALARYRAALDAGREVNDPYATGRAMESVGGAYLDLGDFDRAADWFGRALVERLARGERAEAARLYGRIAAAHTFAGRYGEALRNWRAAIAGHRKNGDVAAQARALSELARVQEYAGRPEESLRTCREAVEWARRAEDPRLQAALHLRVADTLEHLGDPASAGLHRGAAERILGESNLQNDPDACEIRTASLED, from the coding sequence GTGACGGATCAGGTCGTGGAGACAGGCGACGTGCGGCCCGCCGGGCGCGCTTCCGGAGCGGACGAGTTCCTGGGCCGCACACGGGAGTTGAAGGAACTGCGCGCCGACATCGAGCGCGCCGGACTGGACACCCTGGCCGGCCGCAAGGCACCCCGGGCGCGCGTGCTGCTCATCGCCGGCCGGCCCGGATCGGGCCGCACCACACTCGCCGGGGAACTCGTCCGGCAGGTAGCGGACCGTTACCCCGACGGGGTACTGCGGGCGAGCCTCGCCGAGCCCGACGGCACCCCCGTCTCCGTCGCACGCGCCGCCCGGGACCTCCTCACCGCCCTGGGCGAACAGGCACCGGCCGGGGCCTCCGAGGACGACCTCACCGACACCCTGCGCACCGCCCTGGCCGACCGCCGGGTCCTGCTCCTGCTGGACGACGCGGCCGACGCCGAGCAGGTCGACGCCCTGTTGCCCGACACCCCGGAATGCCTCGTCGTCGCGGTATCCCAAGGCCCGCTGACCGGCATCTCCGACGTCCGTCCCTGCACCCTGGGCGGCCTGGACGCCAAGTCCGGGGTGGAGCTGCTGACCCGGCACACCGGCTCGGTCCGCATCACCGTCGACCCCCGGGCCGCCGAGGGACTCGCCGAGGAGTGCCAGGGGCAGCCCGCAGCGCTGATGCTGGCGGGCGGCTGGCTCGCGGCCCGACCCAAGGCCGCCGTCTCCGACCTCGCCAAGCAGCTGCGCGCCGAGGACACCGAGGGCACCGCCCTGACCCGGGTCTTCCGGCTCGCCTACGCCGCCCTGCCTCCGACCGCGGCCCGCATGCTGCGCCTGCTCGCCCTCGCCCCGACCGGGCTGGTCGACCCGCAGACCGCCTCCGCGCTCGTCGGGTCCTCGGTCGGCAGCGCCCGCACCCTCCTCGACGACTTCGTCGCCCTGGGCTTCCTGCACGCGCTGGACTCCCCGCTGCCGCAGTACGAGGTGCCGGGCTGTCTGCACCCGCAGCTGCGGATCCTCGCCGAGCACCACGAACGCCCCGCCGAGCTCCAGCTGGCCCGCGCCCGCATGCTGGAGCGGACCGTGCGGCTGCTCCAGGCCTGCCGGGCCATCACCGAGACCGACAGCCCCCAGGCCCGCCAGAAGCTCCTCGACATGCCGCGTGCCCTGCGCTTTCCCACCCCGCGGGCAGCCGCCGACTGGCTGCGCCTGACCCGGCCCGCCCTGCTGGCCTCGGCCCGGCTCGCGATCGCCGACGGGGAGCTCGACACCCTCGCACGACGGCTCATGTCCCAGCTGGTCCGCGCGATGGCGGCCCACATCGGCACCAAGGCCGCCGCGCCCGACCTCTACGACATCCACCGCATGGTCCTCGATGTCGCCGAGCGCCGGAAGCTGCCCCGAGAGCGCGCCGCCGCCCTGCTCAACCTCGGCGACCTCGACGCCCGCACCGGCCGCACGGCCGACGCCCTGGCGCGCTACCGGGCCGCGCTGGACGCCGGGCGTGAGGTGAACGACCCGTACGCGACCGGCCGCGCGATGGAATCCGTAGGGGGCGCGTACCTGGACCTCGGCGACTTCGACCGTGCCGCCGACTGGTTCGGCCGCGCCCTGGTCGAGCGGCTCGCCCGGGGCGAGCGCGCGGAGGCCGCCCGGCTCTACGGGCGGATCGCCGCCGCGCACACCTTCGCCGGCCGCTACGGCGAGGCCCTGCGGAACTGGCGCGCGGCGATCGCCGGCCACCGCAAGAACGGTGACGTGGCCGCCCAGGCCCGGGCCTTGAGCGAGCTGGCGCGGGTCCAGGAGTACGCGGGCCGGCCCGAGGAGTCGCTGCGCACCTGCCGGGAGGCGGTGGAGTGGGCCCGGCGCGCCGAGGATCCGCGGTTGCAGGCGGCCCTGCATCTGCGGGTCGCCGACACCCTCGAGCACCTGGGTGACCCGGCCTCTGCCGGGCTGCACCGGGGGGCCGCCGAGCGGATTCTCGGCGAGTCAAACCTTCAAAATGACCCTGACGCCTGCGAAATCCGTACCGCATCACTCGAAGATTGA
- the ald gene encoding alanine dehydrogenase, producing the protein MIDVKVGIPREVKNNEFRVAITPAGVHELVRHGHQVVIERDAGVGSSITNQEYVAAGGQILDTADEVWAAADLLLKVKEPIAEEYHRLRKDQTLFTYLHLAASKECTDALLDSGTTAIAYETVELPSRALPLLAPMSEVAGRLAPQVGAYHLMRANGGRGVLPGGVPGVLAGRAVVIGGGVSGWNAAQIAIGMGFHVTLLDKDINKLREADKVFGTKIQTVVSNAFELEKACLEADLVIGAVLIPGAKAPKLVTNELVSRMKPGSVLVDIAIDQGGCFEDSRPTTHAEPAFRVHNSVFYCVANMPGAVPNTSTYALTNATLPYIVELANHGWADALRRDPALAKGLNTHDGKVVYREVAEAHGVEHVELTSLLG; encoded by the coding sequence GTGATCGACGTGAAGGTCGGCATCCCCCGCGAGGTCAAGAACAACGAGTTCCGGGTGGCCATCACCCCCGCCGGCGTGCACGAGCTGGTGCGCCATGGCCACCAGGTCGTCATCGAACGCGACGCCGGCGTCGGCTCCTCGATCACGAACCAGGAGTACGTCGCCGCCGGCGGGCAGATCCTGGACACCGCCGACGAGGTGTGGGCCGCCGCCGACCTGCTGCTGAAGGTCAAGGAGCCCATCGCCGAGGAGTACCACCGCCTCCGCAAGGACCAGACGCTCTTCACCTACCTGCACCTGGCCGCCTCCAAGGAGTGCACGGACGCCCTCCTGGACTCCGGCACCACCGCGATCGCCTACGAGACCGTCGAGCTGCCCAGCCGCGCGCTGCCGCTGCTCGCCCCGATGTCCGAGGTCGCGGGCCGGCTGGCCCCGCAGGTCGGCGCCTACCACCTGATGCGCGCCAACGGCGGCCGCGGTGTGCTGCCCGGCGGCGTCCCCGGCGTGCTGGCCGGCCGGGCCGTCGTGATCGGCGGCGGTGTCTCCGGCTGGAACGCCGCGCAGATCGCCATCGGCATGGGCTTCCACGTGACCCTGCTCGACAAGGACATCAACAAGCTCCGTGAGGCGGACAAGGTCTTCGGCACGAAGATCCAGACCGTCGTCTCCAACGCCTTCGAGCTGGAGAAGGCCTGCCTCGAGGCCGACCTCGTCATCGGCGCGGTGCTGATCCCCGGCGCCAAGGCCCCGAAGCTGGTCACCAACGAGCTCGTCTCGCGGATGAAGCCCGGCAGTGTCCTTGTCGACATCGCGATCGACCAGGGCGGCTGCTTCGAGGACTCCCGCCCGACCACCCACGCCGAGCCCGCCTTCCGGGTCCACAACTCGGTCTTCTACTGCGTCGCCAACATGCCCGGCGCGGTGCCGAACACCTCCACCTACGCGCTGACCAACGCGACGCTGCCGTACATCGTCGAACTGGCCAACCACGGCTGGGCGGACGCGCTGCGCCGCGACCCGGCGCTGGCCAAGGGCCTCAACACGCATGACGGCAAGGTCGTTTACCGCGAGGTCGCCGAGGCGCACGGCGTGGAGCACGTGGAGCTGACCTCGCTGCTCGGCTGA
- a CDS encoding ParA family protein, with product MPARDQEPAGFAAVGSVAVRTFAAHQSQQATHTAHQKMDGHHVNAMAGDGSGAPHNHFADYDELPEGHFYDPDAEYEPDPEYAATLAPDAARQRRERVGPTGRPLPYFPIPGPLPDHGPAKIIAMCNQKGGVGKTTSTINLGAALAEYGRRVLLVDFDPQGALSVGLGVNPMELDLTVYNLLMERGMAADEVLLKTAVPNMDLLPSNIDLSAAEVQLVSEVARESTLQRALKPLLPDYDFIVIDCQPSLGLLTVNALTAAHKVIVPLECEFFALRGVALLTETIEKVQERLNPELELDGILATMYDSRTVHSREVLARVVEAFDDHVYHTVIGRTVRFPETTVAGEPITTYASNSVGAAAYRQLAREVLARCHAE from the coding sequence ATGCCTGCACGGGACCAGGAGCCCGCGGGGTTCGCGGCTGTCGGCTCCGTCGCTGTGCGCACCTTCGCAGCCCACCAGAGTCAGCAGGCGACTCACACAGCACACCAGAAGATGGATGGCCATCACGTGAACGCCATGGCCGGCGACGGAAGTGGCGCGCCCCACAACCACTTCGCCGACTACGACGAACTGCCCGAGGGGCACTTCTACGACCCCGACGCGGAGTACGAGCCCGATCCCGAGTACGCGGCGACTCTCGCGCCCGACGCGGCCAGACAGCGCCGGGAGCGCGTCGGCCCGACCGGGCGTCCGCTGCCGTACTTCCCGATCCCGGGCCCGCTGCCCGACCACGGACCCGCGAAGATCATCGCGATGTGCAACCAGAAGGGCGGCGTCGGCAAGACCACGTCGACCATCAACCTGGGTGCCGCGCTCGCGGAGTACGGACGCCGGGTCCTGCTCGTGGACTTCGACCCGCAGGGCGCGCTGTCGGTCGGACTCGGCGTCAACCCGATGGAACTCGACCTCACCGTCTACAACCTGCTCATGGAGCGGGGCATGGCGGCCGACGAGGTGCTGCTGAAGACGGCGGTCCCCAACATGGACCTGCTGCCCAGCAACATCGACCTTTCCGCGGCCGAGGTCCAGCTGGTCTCCGAGGTCGCCCGCGAGTCGACGCTGCAGCGCGCCCTGAAGCCGCTGCTGCCCGACTACGACTTCATCGTCATCGACTGCCAGCCCTCGCTCGGCCTGCTCACGGTGAACGCCCTGACGGCCGCGCACAAGGTGATAGTGCCTCTGGAGTGCGAGTTCTTCGCGCTGCGTGGTGTGGCCCTGCTGACGGAGACCATCGAGAAGGTCCAGGAACGGCTCAACCCGGAGCTGGAGCTCGACGGCATCCTCGCCACGATGTACGACTCGCGCACGGTGCACAGCCGTGAGGTGCTCGCGCGTGTGGTCGAGGCGTTCGACGACCACGTCTACCACACGGTCATCGGGCGCACGGTCCGCTTCCCGGAGACCACGGTCGCCGGTGAGCCGATCACCACGTACGCCTCCAACTCCGTCGGTGCCGCCGCCTATCGCCAGCTCGCCAGGGAGGTGCTCGCCCGGTGTCACGCCGAGTGA